A portion of the Oncorhynchus nerka isolate Pitt River linkage group LG27, Oner_Uvic_2.0, whole genome shotgun sequence genome contains these proteins:
- the ptpmt1 gene encoding phosphatidylglycerophosphatase and protein-tyrosine phosphatase 1 isoform X2, which translates to MLVQTENVRGVITMNEEFETKYFCNSVEEWKAEGVEQLRLSTVDLTGVPSLENLHRGVEFALSHREKGSSVYVHCKAGRCRSATLAAAYIIRIHCWSPEEACQMLASVRPHVIIRSSQLEMLRRYHQQVCGGGSI; encoded by the exons ATG CTGGTGCAGACAGAAAATGTCAGGGGGGTAATAACCATGAACGAGGAATTTGAAACAAAGTACTTCTGCAACTCAGTTGAG GAGTGGAAAGCCGAGGGGGTGGAGCAGCTGCGACTCAGCACAGTGGACCTGACCGGTGTGCCCAGTCTAGAGAACCTGCACAGAGGAGTGGAGTTTGCACTCAGTCACCGGGAAAAGGGCTCCAGTGTGTATGTTCACTGTAAGGCTGGACGCTGTCGCAGTGCTACACTAGCTGCTGCATACATCATAAGG ATACACTGCTGGAGTCCAGAGGAAGCATGTCAGATGTTGGCCTCTGTCCGACCACATGTAATAATTCGTTCATCACAGCTGGAGATGCTTCGGCGGTACCATCAGCAAGTCTGTGGCGGAGGTTCCATTTAA
- the LOC115112067 gene encoding NADH dehydrogenase [ubiquinone] iron-sulfur protein 3, mitochondrial-like: MAASLVRFVRGGFSRTLSLANRSPCLMQARSETTETKPTVRPKDAVTHNQLAAFGEYVAEMLPKYVQQVQVTCYNELEVMIHPDGVIPVLTFLRDHSNAQFRNMIDLTAVDIPTRQNRFEIVYNLLSLRYNSRIRLKTYTDELTPVDSSVSVHNAANWYEREVWDMYGVFFANHPDLRRILTDYGFEGHPFRKDFPLSGFVEVRYDDEVKRVVAEPVELSQEFRKFDLNSPWEVFPAHREAKAPELPAGDKPADK; encoded by the exons ATGGCGGCGTCGTTAGTGCGTTTTGTTCGCGGAGGTTTTAGCAGGACTTTGAGTC TTGCCAATCGAAGCCCATGTCTCATGCAAGCGAGATCCGAGACTACTGAAACAAAAC CCACTGTTAGACCCAAGGATGCGGTCACCCATAACCAACTTGCAGCTTTTGGAGAATATGTGGCTGAAATGCTTCCTAAATATGTGCAGCAAGTCCAG GTGACGTGTTACAATGAGTTGGAGGTGATGATCCATCCTGACGGGGTCATCCCTGTGTTGACCTTTCTGAGAGACCACAGCAACGCTCAGTTCCGAAACATGATTGACCTTACTGCAGTTGACATTCCCACCCGTCAGAATCGCTTTGAG ATTGTGTACAACCTGCTCTCCCTGCGCTACAACTCCCGGATCCGTTTGAAGACCTACACCGACGAGCTCACCCCAGTAGACTCCTCTGTGTCTGTCCACAACGCAGCCAACTGGTACGAGAGGGAG GTGTGGGACATGTATGGAGTTTTCTTCGCCAACCACCCTGACCTGAGACGTATTCTGACAGATTATGGCTTTGAGGGGCATCCGTTTAGGAAGGACTTCCCACTGTCAGGATTTGTGGAG GTGCGTTATGATGATGAGGTGAAGCGCGTGGTGGCAGAGCCTGTGGAGCTCTCACAGGAGTTTCGTAAGTTTGACCTGAACAGTCCGTGGGAGGTGTTCCCAGCCCACCGTGAGGCCAAGGCACCTGAGCTGCCAGCTGGGGATAAGCCAGCTGACAAGTAA
- the ptpmt1 gene encoding phosphatidylglycerophosphatase and protein-tyrosine phosphatase 1 isoform X1 — MSGVLARVLFYPTLAYNVVMEKVSSRRWFNRVDQTVILGALPFKSMTNELVQTENVRGVITMNEEFETKYFCNSVEEWKAEGVEQLRLSTVDLTGVPSLENLHRGVEFALSHREKGSSVYVHCKAGRCRSATLAAAYIIRIHCWSPEEACQMLASVRPHVIIRSSQLEMLRRYHQQVCGGGSI; from the exons ATGTCTGGGGTGTTAGCAAGGGTACTGTTTTATCCCACATTAGCGTATAATGTTGTCATGGAAAAAGTATCCTCAAGACGGTGGTTCAATCGCGTGGACCAGACTGTCATTCTAGGAGCCCTGCCTTTCAAATCAATGACTAAtgag CTGGTGCAGACAGAAAATGTCAGGGGGGTAATAACCATGAACGAGGAATTTGAAACAAAGTACTTCTGCAACTCAGTTGAG GAGTGGAAAGCCGAGGGGGTGGAGCAGCTGCGACTCAGCACAGTGGACCTGACCGGTGTGCCCAGTCTAGAGAACCTGCACAGAGGAGTGGAGTTTGCACTCAGTCACCGGGAAAAGGGCTCCAGTGTGTATGTTCACTGTAAGGCTGGACGCTGTCGCAGTGCTACACTAGCTGCTGCATACATCATAAGG ATACACTGCTGGAGTCCAGAGGAAGCATGTCAGATGTTGGCCTCTGTCCGACCACATGTAATAATTCGTTCATCACAGCTGGAGATGCTTCGGCGGTACCATCAGCAAGTCTGTGGCGGAGGTTCCATTTAA